A stretch of the Snodgrassella alvi genome encodes the following:
- a CDS encoding arginase family protein has translation MNKTVILDFDNSTGTIPDAVRIELGQWQEAIRFGCSHARFSQLKQELEQKLPEHYGTVLMGSGDYHHVSLLLIKRLQQYFTATKPIEVVIFDNHPDNMRYLFGIHCGSWVSYVTQLPFVSHVHVLGITSKDIGFAHSWENRLAPLFQGKLTYWNMDVKIGWAQKIGLSHAFHSFASPEELVSAFIQAQQRNNRPVYVSIDKDVLAKDVVQTNWDQGRMQLNHLLSVINSLNQRIIGSDITGEVSQWEYTSWLKRMLSAMDKQEPIPEATLSAWQQQHHAVNQQLLSALVHHPQTTR, from the coding sequence AATAAAACGGTTATTCTGGATTTTGACAACAGCACTGGCACTATACCCGATGCTGTCAGAATTGAGCTAGGGCAATGGCAGGAGGCTATTCGTTTTGGATGTTCGCACGCTCGCTTCAGCCAGCTGAAGCAAGAACTCGAGCAAAAGTTACCGGAACACTATGGCACAGTTTTGATGGGCAGCGGTGATTATCATCATGTTTCGCTGTTGCTTATAAAACGTTTACAACAATATTTTACTGCTACAAAACCGATAGAAGTGGTTATTTTTGATAACCATCCAGACAACATGCGCTATCTGTTCGGGATTCATTGTGGTTCCTGGGTGAGCTATGTGACGCAATTGCCTTTTGTCAGCCATGTGCATGTGCTAGGTATTACTTCCAAAGATATTGGCTTTGCTCATAGCTGGGAAAACCGGCTAGCTCCATTATTTCAGGGCAAACTTACCTACTGGAATATGGATGTAAAAATTGGCTGGGCCCAAAAAATCGGTTTGAGCCATGCTTTTCATAGTTTTGCATCCCCGGAAGAGCTGGTTAGTGCTTTTATTCAAGCACAGCAACGAAATAACAGACCAGTATATGTTTCTATTGATAAGGATGTGCTAGCTAAGGATGTGGTGCAGACTAACTGGGATCAGGGACGTATGCAGCTTAATCATTTATTGTCCGTAATAAATTCGCTAAATCAACGCATTATTGGTAGTGATATTACTGGCGAAGTTTCACAATGGGAATATACAAGCTGGCTTAAACGTATGCTCAGTGCTATGGACAAACAGGAACCAATTCCGGAAGCCACGCTATCTGCATGGCAGCAACAGCACCATGCTGTCAATCAGCAGTTACTCTCAGCCTTAGTTCACCACCCGCAAACCACACGCTGA
- a CDS encoding DegT/DnrJ/EryC1/StrS family aminotransferase, whose product MFNYYENPPTAGLPLQWRDWLPVKSSLADKVSARFNLPPLQLTCSGTAALVIALTTLAHQQPERKTVIVPAYTCPLVALAIHHCGLQIQLCDLKPNSIDLETAHLNNLLNEKVLAVIPTHLGGRVSDVASVKKLAQFQQIAVIEDAAQALGAEVGQYGDVVLFSLAAGKGLTMYEGGLVTAPEIQLRRSLQKTANKLLPHRFKWEFLRTLQLFGYTALYHPAGLHFVYGRGRRKALRQQQWIAAVGDDFDFDIPMHRVGHIRQHVATNAFQRLPAFLQTLQLQAQQRIQQLQKISAIQVIVDQYGQGVWPFLMVLVPTNQQRDAILKELWTSPLGVTRLFIHTLAQYDYLKPIVPKESTPNAEDFAARMLTITNSPWLTDAQFEQICAVIQRVVCGW is encoded by the coding sequence ATGTTTAACTATTATGAAAATCCGCCTACAGCCGGCTTACCGCTACAATGGCGGGACTGGCTGCCGGTAAAATCATCGTTGGCCGACAAAGTAAGCGCACGCTTTAACTTGCCACCATTACAACTAACCTGTTCAGGTACGGCAGCGCTGGTGATAGCGTTAACTACGCTAGCGCATCAACAGCCTGAGCGTAAAACCGTAATCGTACCTGCTTATACTTGTCCGCTGGTAGCATTAGCTATCCATCATTGTGGTTTGCAGATACAGCTTTGCGATTTAAAACCCAACAGTATTGATTTGGAAACCGCACATTTAAATAATTTATTGAATGAAAAAGTGCTGGCGGTCATTCCAACTCATCTGGGCGGTCGGGTCTCTGATGTAGCTAGTGTTAAAAAGTTAGCCCAATTTCAACAGATAGCGGTAATCGAAGATGCTGCGCAGGCTCTGGGCGCAGAAGTCGGTCAATACGGTGATGTGGTTCTCTTCAGTTTGGCTGCCGGTAAAGGTTTGACCATGTATGAGGGCGGATTAGTTACCGCTCCCGAAATTCAATTGCGCAGGAGCTTACAGAAAACTGCCAATAAACTGTTACCACACCGTTTTAAATGGGAATTTCTGCGTACACTACAACTATTCGGCTATACAGCCTTATATCATCCTGCCGGTCTGCATTTTGTCTATGGCCGCGGCCGGCGCAAAGCTTTGCGTCAGCAGCAATGGATTGCAGCAGTAGGCGATGATTTTGATTTCGACATTCCTATGCATCGGGTAGGCCATATACGGCAGCATGTTGCCACCAATGCCTTCCAGCGATTACCGGCATTTTTGCAAACATTACAACTACAAGCGCAACAGCGGATTCAACAGTTACAGAAAATCAGCGCTATACAAGTTATTGTTGATCAGTATGGTCAGGGAGTGTGGCCATTTTTAATGGTGTTAGTGCCGACTAATCAACAGCGTGATGCTATTTTAAAAGAGTTATGGACTAGCCCCTTGGGCGTAACCCGCTTATTTATCCATACACTGGCGCAGTACGATTACCTAAAGCCGATTGTACCAAAGGAATCCACACCCAATGCTGAAGATTTTGCGGCTCGTATGTTAACCATTACCAATAGCCCTTGGCTGACAGATGCGCAATTTGAGCAAATTTGTGCAGTTATTCAGCGTGTGGTTTGCGGGTGGTGA